In the Podospora bellae-mahoneyi strain CBS 112042 chromosome 4, whole genome shotgun sequence genome, one interval contains:
- the ERT1 gene encoding Transcriptional regulator of nonfermentable carbon utilization (EggNog:ENOG503NWT9; COG:K), translating to MPEDGGPFGSEAAEASGAMSETENEYDDHEPHHKDEDDRMSEQNTTPDGVDAGGEVKKKYDPKDPLRPRRKKARRACYACQRAHLTCGDERPCQRCIKRGLQDSCQDGVRKKAKYLHDAPPEALRPVLGPNYNPNAPSSRHGGQRHHSVSTDASTVRTFFSHSNASQYPVYSSTQSIPHGLTESLPFNSQQSPVSPTFQQTSSNPPISGMVAPPVSSPMTPFGLPFDPSDPNIFNFNIDGLNFGSHYGAMEFGMLGHMSSSAADTPPQESGMGQQPGDVHFGAGLFGSHFDSRMLPEFLGLDAGANGIYSQGNLQHGLPHAYAIPAGPTSLQSPSTENNSPQPTTFGFDDRPSPTMSQYPNAPGAKSSSNSRPSKLRKLDKVAILQKRQRDPSYIYDTVKKSFDYVGSFHKLFEVLSSRFSQPHAARIAKSLAAIRPALLASTRNLTTQDLIFMEQCFQRTLFEYEDFMTQSSSPTLACRRTGEIAGVNKEFTALTGWTKDVLLGKEPNRNTNLGGTGVRTTPRLKSLNESSAENGGAASGPRPVFLAELMDHESAVEFYEDYSQLAFGDSRGRMTRKCRLLKYRTDKPAAGGGGGAGEEERKPDPSAAPPQQEKDSRHSILSNRVAKIDGEHGISKLERDGKLECSYTWTIKRDMFDMPMLFVINFLPCYYRNHNQLAV from the exons ATGCCGGAAGACGGTGGGCCTTTCGGATCAGAGGCAGCAGAAGCCTCGGGTGCCATGTCTGAGACCGAGAACGAGTACGACGACCACGAACCGCATCATaaagacgaagacgacagGATGTCTGAACAAAACACGACTCCAGATGGCGTCGACGCCGGCGGtgaggtcaagaagaagtaTGATCCAAAAGACCCATTACGTCCTCGGCGGAAAAAGGCCAGGAGAGCCTGCTATGCCTGCCAGAGAGCCCATCTCACATGTG GTGATGAAAGACCATGTCAACGCTGTATAAAGCGCGGATTGCAAGATAGCTGTCAAGATGGGGTCAGGAAAAAGGCCAAATATCTCCACGACGCACCACCAGAAGCCTTGAGGCCAGTTTTGGGCCCCAactacaaccccaacgcGCCAAGTTCACGACACGGCGGCCAGAGGCACCACAGCGTCTCGACGGACGCATCTACCGTCAGGACATTTTTCTCACATTCAAACGCTTCGCAGTATCCTGTCTACTCATCGACACAGAGCATCCCGCATGGTCTGACGGAGAGTTTACCGTTCAACAGTCAACAGTCACCTGTCTCCCCAACATTCCAGCAGACCTCGAGCAACCCTCCTATTAGTGGAATGGTGGCGCCTCCAGTTTCGAGTCCAATGACACCCTTCGGGCTACCCTTCGACCCAAGCGaccccaacatcttcaacttcaacatcGATGGTTTGAACTTTGGGAGTCACTACGGAGCGATGGAGTTTGGAATGCTGGGCCACATGTCATCAAGCGCTGCCGATACCCCACCGCAAGAGTCTGGCATGGGTCAACAGCCAGGCGATGTGCATTTTGGGGCCGGGTTGTTTGGGAGCCATTTCGACAGCCGCATGCTGCCGGAGTTTCTGGGTCTGGATGCAGGCGCCAACGGCATTTACTCGCAAGGGAACCTGCAACATGGTCTCCCTCACGCCTACGCGATACCAGCTGGCCCAACTAGTCTTCAAAGTCCCAGCACCGAGAACAACAGCCCACAACCTACCACCTTTGGCTTTGACGACCGACCATCACCGACCATGTCACAATACCCCAACGCTCCCGGAGCCAAGAGCTCATCAAACAGCCGTCCGTCAAAGCTGAGAAAGCTCGACAAGGTGGCCATTCTGCAAAAACGCCAGCGCGACCCGTCGTACATTTATGACACGGTCAAGAAGTCGTTTGACTATGTTGGCAGCTTCCACAAACTCTTTGAAGTTTTGTCCAGTCGGTTTTCCCAACCTCATGCTGCTCGCATAGCCAAGTCGTTAGCTGCCATCCGACCAGCCCTCCTCGCGTCCACACGAAACTTGACGACGCAAGACCTCATCTTTATGGAGCAGTGCTTCCAACGAACGCTATTCGAGTACGAAGACTTCATGACGCAGTCTTCAAGTCCCACCCTTGCCTGTCGGCGCACGGGCGAGATCGCGGGCGTGAACAAGGAGTTCACTGCCCTGACAGGGTGGACCAAGGACGTCCTGCTGGGGAAGGAACCAAAccgcaacaccaacctcggcGGGACAGGGGTGCGGACCACCCCGCGGCTCAAGAGCCTCAACGAGAGCAGCGCAGAGAACGGCGGCGCCGCGAGCGGTCCGAGACCGGTGTTTCTTGCTGAGCTGATGGACCACGAGAGCGCGGTGGAGTTTTACGAGGATTACTCGCAACTTGCGTTTGGGGAcagcagagggaggatgacgaggaagtGCAGGTTGCTCAAGTACCGGACTGATAAGCCGGCTGcaggtggcggtggtggtgcgggggaggaggagaggaagccgGATCCGAGCGCcgcgccgccgcagcaggaAAAGGACTCGAGGCATAGTATTTTGAGCAACAGGGTGGCGAAAATTGATGGGGAACATGGGATTTcgaagctggagagggatgggaagCTGGAGTGCAGTTATACTTGGACGATTAAGAGGGATATGTTTGATATGCCGATGTTGTTTGTTATTAac TTTTTACCATGTTACTACCGGAATCATAACCAATTGGCGGTTTAA